From one Bacillus sp. FJAT-42376 genomic stretch:
- a CDS encoding nucleotidyltransferase domain-containing protein has protein sequence MEEQTVRQIEEFLRKEIDPAFIIIFGSFAKGSVHKDSDLDIAFYSEEREFSSYDLFMMAQELADMLKLEVDLVNLRTASTVFQAQIYTTGKVIYSKDESLRKRCEMLSLRMYVKLNEERKDIILKVNESGTIYDK, from the coding sequence ATGGAAGAGCAGACAGTGCGTCAGATTGAAGAGTTTTTGAGGAAAGAAATTGATCCTGCTTTTATCATTATTTTTGGTTCGTTTGCGAAGGGATCCGTTCATAAGGATAGCGATTTGGACATCGCCTTTTATAGTGAGGAGAGAGAGTTTTCCTCTTACGACCTTTTCATGATGGCACAGGAACTGGCGGATATGCTGAAATTGGAAGTGGATCTCGTCAATCTCAGGACAGCATCGACTGTATTTCAGGCGCAAATCTACACGACAGGCAAAGTGATTTATTCTAAAGATGAAAGTCTCCGCAAAAGATGCGAGATGCTGTCTCTTCGTATGTATGTCAAATTAAACGAAGAACGAAAAGATATCATACTAAAAGTAAATGAGAGCGGGACGATTTATGACAAGTGA
- a CDS encoding DUF86 domain-containing protein, with amino-acid sequence MTSDVILNKISVIERCQKRVLTVYENQPDNLKDFTKQDSIILNIQRAIEACIDLAMHIVAERKLGLPQSSRESFDMLLDHSIIESQTASRMKAMVGFRNIAVHDYQTINLDILQQIIINHLDDFTDYTKQILLSP; translated from the coding sequence ATGACAAGTGACGTGATCTTAAATAAAATCAGTGTAATTGAGCGATGTCAAAAGCGTGTTTTAACGGTGTATGAGAACCAGCCTGATAATCTAAAGGATTTCACGAAGCAGGATTCCATTATTCTGAATATTCAGCGTGCCATAGAAGCATGCATTGATTTGGCCATGCACATTGTGGCTGAAAGGAAATTGGGGCTGCCCCAGTCCAGCAGGGAATCATTTGATATGCTTCTTGACCATTCTATTATTGAATCTCAAACCGCTTCCAGGATGAAAGCAATGGTTGGCTTTCGAAATATTGCTGTGCATGATTACCAGACCATCAATCTTGATATCCTTCAGCAAATTATTATAAACCACCTAGATGATTTTACAGATTATACAAAGCAAATCCTCCTAAGTCCATAA